ACAAGATGCTCTACGCGACCTACTCCACCGGCTTCCGCCCCGGCGGCGGCAACCGCATCGCCCCGACCCAGCCCTACAAGGCCGATACCCTGACCAACTGGGAAATGGGCTTCAAGACCACCTGGGGCAACAACTTCCGCCTCAACGGCGCGGTCTACTACGAACAGTGGAAGGGCGTGCAGTACCTGGTCGTGCCGTTCGGCTTCCAGGGCGCGGGCCTTCGCCTCAATGCCGGCGATGCCCGGGTCTACGGCGTGGAAATGGACGCCGAATGGAAGATCGGCGATCTCATGCTGAGCGCCGCCGGCGCTTACAACGATGCCGCGCTGGCGGAGAATTTCTGCAAGATCACCCGCGATTCTCCCACCTCCGACTATTACCAGCTCGCCTCCTGCCCCGATGTCGGCCAGCAGGCCGCCGCCAAGGGCACCCGCCTGCCGCGCCAGCCCAAGTTCAAGACCAACGCCACCGCGCGCTACAGCTTCATGGTCTCGGATTTCGACGCGTTCGTGCAGGCCGCAGCCTTCTACCAGACCTCCAGCACCTCGGACCTCGACACGTACAACAACAGCCTGCTCGGCAACACCAAGGGGTTCGAGAGCTTCGATTTCTCGGCAGGCTTCAAGAAGGACAACTGGTCGGTGGAAGCCTTCATCCAGAACGCCTTCGACAAGCGTGGGGCACTGAGCAAGAACACCTTCTGCTCGATCGCCTACTGCTCGGACTCGTCGCGAACCTACCCGATCAAGCCGAGGTTCTTCGGGCTGAAGTTCGGCCAGCGGTTCTGACGGTCTCTCACCAACCCACCTTGTCGCCCGCCACGGTTCATCCGTGGCGGGCCTTTTTTTTGGGAAGAACGCGGGTCAGGGGAAGATGCGGCGATGCGCCAGACCGCTCTATGTGGCCTGCGCCAGTTCGAACAGCATTTCGGCCCCGCCTTCCTCACAGGCCAGCGCGGCAAAGCCGGTGACCTGGGCAACGGCGAAGCTGATGCCGTAAAGGTTGCGCCGATGCGGCACTCCGGGGATCGCCCGGGGGTAGCCCGAGGCGAGCAGCACCGGGCCATCCCCGCGCCGCGCCAGACCAAGCCGTGCGCGCGGGCAGTCCCAGTCCAGTTCCACGCCGATCACGCCCTGAAGCATTCCCGGCAGGCACGGCACGCCGCCGGCTTCGCGCGCGGCGATCACCGATGCTCCCGCAGCGCGGGCCTCGGCCACGGCGGCGGCGAACACCGGCTCATGCACGGGATTGGTCGAGCCGAGGCTGAGGTTGATGAGATCGACCCGCTGCGCAGCCGACCAGCGAATCGCGGCGACGAGCGCTGCGGCGCTGGTTTTCAAGCCCTCGCGAAAGACGCGTACCGGCAGGCACATGGCCTCGGGCGCCTTTTCGAGGATCGCGGCCGTGACGGCGGTGCCGTGGCCGAGACGGTCAAGCACGGCGTCCGGGCCGGTGTCGAGGCTGCCGTCGGCAAGCACGGCCACGCCCGGCGCGATACGGGCGGCGTCGATATGATCGTGCCCCGGATGGACCCCGCTGTCGATCACCGCGATGCGCACGCCCCTGCCGGTACGGCCAGGAAACAGCGGCGGCATCGCCCGGTCGGGATCGGGTGCGGTCATGCCGCCTCGCGCTGGTGCGTGCTCACCCGGCCCTCCGCGATCGTCACCACCACGTCCGCCATTTCGGCGAGCAGCGGCTTGTGCGTGATGGCGATGATCGTCGCTTCGGGCAAAGCCTCCCGCAGCAGCGCCGCGACCTGCCGCTCGGTCTCGCTGTCCAGCGCCGAAGTCGGCTCGTCGAGGATCAGCACGTCGGGCTTGCGCAGCAAGGCGCGGGCGATGGCCACGCGCTGGCGCTCTCCCGCCGAAAGGGCAAGGCCGCGCTCCCCGGTGCGGGTTTCGAGGCCCAGCGGCAGCCGCGCGACAAGCGCGTCGAGACCGGCCAGTCGCACCGCTTCCGCAATCTCGCCCGCGCTCGCCTGCGGCCGCGCGAAAGCGACATTGGCGGCGATGGTGTCGTTGAACATGGTGGGAGACTGGTCGACCAGGATCACCTCGCGCCGCAAGTCGGCCAGCGCCAGATCGCGCATGTCGTGCCCGTCCACGGTGACGCGGCCGGAATCGGGATCGAGATAGCGCACCATGAGGTCCGCCATGGTCGACTTGCCGACACCGCTCGGCCCGAGGATCGCGCAGAAGGCGCCGCGCGGGAAAGTCACGTCCACGCCCGCCAGCACCGGGCGGCCGGCATGGGCGAAGGAGACGTTCTCGAAGCGGATGCCCTCCCGCACGCGTGCCAGCGGCAGCGGGTCGGCGCGCTCGGTCACTTCGGGCGGCGTGTCGAACAGCTCGAAGATGCGCGCCAGCGAGACGCGCGCCGAACTGAGGCCGGAAACCAGCC
The DNA window shown above is from Novosphingobium sp. RL4 and carries:
- a CDS encoding S8 family serine peptidase — encoded protein: MTAPDPDRAMPPLFPGRTGRGVRIAVIDSGVHPGHDHIDAARIAPGVAVLADGSLDTGPDAVLDRLGHGTAVTAAILEKAPEAMCLPVRVFREGLKTSAAALVAAIRWSAAQRVDLINLSLGSTNPVHEPVFAAAVAEARAAGASVIAAREAGGVPCLPGMLQGVIGVELDWDCPRARLGLARRGDGPVLLASGYPRAIPGVPHRRNLYGISFAVAQVTGFAALACEEGGAEMLFELAQAT